A region of the Mytilus galloprovincialis chromosome 1, xbMytGall1.hap1.1, whole genome shotgun sequence genome:
CAGCCTCTAAGATCAATCGGTATTCTTGACTTCCGTTTACAAGTCTTGATCTTCTTTATCACTTTAAGCATAACTCTGTTTGGATCTGTTGTTTCAATTACCCGCGATGCAATGCTCTTAGTAGAGTTCCTATTCTCCGCCCTGGTTACGGATTCTGGGATTGCAGTAGGTGGAGGTTTTTCTTGGGTATCAATACTTCCAAAACTTTTAATATCGTTAGTCAGAGATATAATTCTTGTATTTAAATGCAGGTACAGTTGTAAGTTTTCGCCTTCATTTTCCTTAAGAGTTGCTTCAATTACTCGTTTCTCTTTCGAAAACATCTTCTCCAATTTATTGGATGCAAGGAAAGTTTGGACACCAGAACCAATTTTCTTTATACATCCAGAAATTGTCTGAATATCAACTAGTTGCTGCTTCTTGGtgtcaatgtcaaataaaaattgCGCGATATCTAAACTGTGCTTCTGTTCACCTACAATCAATTCGtctaaaatgtctttttcaaGCTTGTCCAGATGCTCATTAAGCGCTTTTCTGACATTTTTAATTTCCGACTGTAAAACATCTTTCTGTTCATTGAGAAGTTTGATATTGTCAGTACGATGACATTTGATTTTTTCTATTCTTTCTAAGACACTGATAAGATCGTCTTCCAATTTTGTAGAAGCAATCGATGCTCTCGGACTTTGAGATTCGTCATCAACTGGTTTTACATCACATTGGCGATGAGTGTCGGTGACGCAATTTACACAACACAAAGTCGAATGTGATTGGCAGAAAAAATCAAACTTCTTCTTGTGATCATAACACTCGGTTGTTAAGTCATTTAGAAACGGTCTTAGGAGAGGATAAATATCCTCGTTAAATGTAGTGTGGTCTTTTGACAACTTTGATGATTGATGGAGTTCCGCGCATTCTTTACATAATCCCTCCATGCAAACGGAACACCAAACCATTGCTTGTCGATGAGCCTTCCTTGTCTCGCATGGTCCGCAAAACAAGAATGGTGTACTAGCCATCTTCAAAAGCTGGAAATGTAAGAAAAAGttgttatttattattacatTAAATCATTTACAAACAATCTAGCAttaatatagaaaagaagatgtggtatgattgccaatgagacaaatgtccacaagagaccaaaatgacacagacattaacaactataggttaagAATGTATCCCACGTTATAAGTACAGTAAATCGGAAAATTCTTGCAACTGCTGCCGAgttctaaaataaataaatgtgtacATATCTTTTTTTAGCTTATAGTTCaaagttcaaagatgtattatactccatagaaaaataaagaccttttaaagataatatattgtttaaagcgTAAGGGGAcgatcatttgattttttttggggtgggtaagcaggaggattttgaaaatgaatgacATGAATGATAAGAGCTGAAAATAGATTACAAAATTTTTGTTTTACGTCCTAAAAAATCAGAGTACGATTTATTTTCTATGAATGACTGTGTTTATAGAGGAAGTtaacattttgcagttttttacaaaaataaattatgacGTCGATGTCGCTCTTCAATCGTTTTCCTTAGACTTACTTTGAGAAAATTACCAGGAAGGATGTGACAAATTAAAACTCAAATTGTATCTCAAAATCGTTTCTTTTCAGTGCCTTTCCAAATTAGAATTTTGTTTAAGTTTGATAGTTGATGTACTCCATTTTGTGACATTtgcaaaattatatcaaaaatatctGAAGAACACGACCGTTATTTGAAAaccaaacattataaaaaaaaatgaagtgctGAGAAACCAAACAggacaaaaagtatagccaaagaCCACATACCATTTTGGTTTGAACGTAATTTGGAACAACATTCGAAAATCTTTAaagaatatttataaataaatttaaaaaaatacaaaaaaaaaacacaaaacacaaaacaactcATCATCTTATGTTAATGAAACAAAAACAGGGGAAAGCGGCCataattgaacatttttaaaagtattttaaacTACATTTCTCATATGATTTAGAATATAATTAATGATATGAGACCATATAATGGTCTTCCATTGTGAACGAATGAAATAGATGTAATACACAATTTAATAGTGTTTCTCAAAATACCAATTAACTTCGTGAGTTTCATACAAAAAATGTTGTAATATATTCTCAATCATTCAAAATTTCAATGGTACAAAGTCTAGATTCCTTTTTAAAACGGTCAATAGAAGTACAAGGAACTattgatttttgtatttgttgaatttatataaaagtttgttttttgtttgttacaagtgtattttatgtATCATGCTTTCCGACAATAAGGCCagggcctttgttggtcttgtattatttttaattttagtttcttgtgtacaattcggagtttagtatggcgttcattatcactgaactagtatatatttgtttaggggccagctgagggacgctttcgggtgcgggagtttcttgctgcattaaagacctgttggtgactattgctgttctatggtcgggttgttgtctctttgacaaattccccatttccattctcaattttattttcggcaataaagtttttttcattatcaatgttCATCCAGTCATGGTAGACATTAGTTGAACCATTTAtagacacttttttttcattagttCCCTTTCACAACTgactttcaattttgaatatATCAATAAATTTAAGAATATATAGCAAATTATTCCTACCTTATATCTTAGTCGTTTGTGTCAGCCTCTCTTTGATTGCTGCTTTTTTGTTAATAATAAGGAAATAATGAATTTAAATACAGTTAATTAATTTGCGTGGTATATTAAAGCAAAAACAATCGCCGGATTTAAGTACTTCATTATAACGGATTTTGTACTTTCTAAAATTTCATAACggccttttttatttttacgtTTCATAAAATAAGTTCCGAGTATTGTCTAAATCGTGGAATTTTTTCAGTTTTACGTTGTGAATCTTCCGCTTGATAAGTCTTTTTggtgagaaaaataaaattcatcGGGGTTTCCAAGAAATATCAACTttcaacatattattttatttatttattgtatatttttttcttatcgtGAGAGCGTTTTACTATGGTATGCACCCACGCCAAAAATCtatcatgaaaaaaaattgcaaagactttcgttttaaaacatattcaagAAACCCACGATTAGGATCTGagataaaaatcaattttaacaaCTACAATAAGCAAGATGTATATGATTtaccaaacaaaaaaaagttcactATAATTCTGTGCTCATTATATTTATTTGGGCATTACCAAAAATAACACATGAAACATTTCACTTCTTATGCAAGTGGGCGTGTAATATATGTCGGAAAAAAAGTTTGGTGAAATGGTATAATATATGATAGATAGATTTGTGTTTGCTTAACGTGCATGAGCAGTGACAAATAAAACATGCCTATTCCTAATAGATAGAATATAAATCTGGAACTCTGTGAACCATGAAGTGTGACATAAGCTGTATGTAATATTTAGCGTTttgatatatttatgtttatatagtAAATTTATGTACACTCATAATTATCGACATGAAACTGGTCAACAATAACTGTTttaccataataaaaaaaagaggtcACAGCAACCTctttacctatatatatatgtatatcatatattgtaTATGTGATGAAGATACTCTTACTTTGAATTCTGAAAGTTAAAACTCACCCGACAACATGACCAGTATCTATCGATCAATGTATACTGTGGCCGGGAGCAGGTTCAACGATTTAAAGAAAGAGGCGAAGATTTACAGGAAAGAACAGAAAAGGACCGAATTGTAACAAAAATAACAGAACTTGAAAGAGCCGAAAAGGATTCGAAAAAagcatacatgtttttttttatttcatatggtATACACACGAAATGTTGATATTGTTAACAATACATGCATATCGTTATAAATGAACGCATAACTCTAACTTAGATTGTACATTGTATAAGGATGTGTGGACACAAACTGACCAGGATAGTATGACTTGGAATcatctgcccccccccccccaccccccgcCCGCaactggcggatccagaaatttttaacGAGAGGTTGCCCACTGACTGTCTAAGAGGGGCTTCAGTCATTCCCTAGAAAAGCAaccagacccccccccccaaagaaaaaaaaatctgccttATAGTATCGATATACAATAAGCATTTtaacaaaatcatgttgtttttttaaataaaactatatctattatatatcgtctttgaattagaaaaaaatatgaagcaaTAGACAACCTGGGACCAAGAGATATTATTCATGTAAGTCCCAGATGCGACAATTTGTCCTTAAATGAATAGATATATTAATAAACTGTAAAGAAAATTTATCAGAAATATATCAGCTATATATATTCAACAAATAAGTTAAAGATAACTTAAATGGGAATAAATTTTCCTTTAGTAATATTTCTTCCTTTTATGCGTGATTGGTTTAATTTTAAGAACTATGTAAGTGTGGACACATATAAGTGTGGATAGTAtatttggatgtttgacagtgttttctgacaaaaaaaTGTTGTCTGTTTTCCCCATGGGTTAACGGTGTAGCACAGGGACCACTAACCAGTATCGAACActaaaaacaagttgctttcgttaaaaaagaaaagcaatacgtgaacctaagaccgctgactgaCGGGTCACCAAACGATTGTTACTGAATTTGTGtgctttttattgatattgataagTAGAGCTCTCTCTCTGAATGATAAGTGACATCTTCATTAAGCGAGTTTTATAGTGGGTTTCcctttgtgtgtgtgtgtgtttaggAGTAGTTCTTATTTGAAAGTTTTCTTTcatatttcaacttattttcacTTATCTAAAATTTTCTAACTGCTATCAGTGCAATTAAATACCAACAGTATTTATATCTGATGTCCTTATTTTCAACAGTGCAAGAAAGGTCTATAGAAAAAATTTCCTGAATTAAATCATGCCACACAATGATCCTTGAACTGGTATGATCATGGTGtccttttgacatttttaatataaaaaataagatgtgatatgattgccaataggacaactcttcataagataccaaatggcacagaaattaacaaccataggtcaccgcaAGGCCTCGTCatcaatgaggaaagcccatatcGCATTGTTACCATCTTTCTGTACCCGAATATTAGTTTCATCATGCAGTGATGGATCCAAGGGTAAAGTTTAACACCACAATTTTTGTTTAACAACTAATGCTTTTGTATGGAGACCAATGCTTGGAACCGACTTTTAAAAATGTCTGCACAGATCCTTGCCTGTCATGTATCCCAAACATATAGAATTGAACATCAATATACTTACTTATACTATAAAGATGAAGACAAATGTATCAGACTAACACAACGCACAAAAATGACGCTATATACTTTGGACTGATCAGGATTCGAATCAAATGTAGGCACAATGCTTATATGATGCTGTATTTGTTCATCATGCGGGAACAAAGAACTTAATTTGAATACAATTTTTTGGTATTAGACAATAATTCAATAGGCCAAGCACCCAAGCGccacaacaaaaaaaacaaaccaaacaaacaaCACCGGGACATTTCTAGTCATAATTATTAGAacaataaccagatgctccgcagggcgtagctttatatgaccgcagaggttgaaccctgaacggttggggcaagtatggacacaacattcaagctggattcagctctaaatttggattgtgattaaatagttgacacagcataggtttctgacacagaatgaatgtgttctaatgaacttaaaattttttttttctcttagagcaattcactatgctgttgaatattaatcctctcaaacaaatgtttgaagaaattttcttttttatttatgaaatttcaaatgagaaaaattgaacccaatttttttaatcacatccccctttcccttattccaaaactaatctcaattaaaatttctaatggagtttgcaacaataactactcatttaaatacatcataaaatattaagatgtaaaaagactgcttgttatcactgaatggtaaagattattttaatttatcagttggtagtaaaaagtgaatatacattgtatattgtatataacaaagatttaagttgattctggacaaagaaagataactccaattaaaaaaaaatttgctattgcacaatattttgcaattagatatttcttgcttactattctggacaaagaaagataactctaattaaaaaaaaatttgctatttcacaatattgtgcaattagatatttcttgccattgcgcaatactgtgcaattgaaaagacttgctattgcacaatacttaatataataattttagatcctgatttggaccaacttgaaaactgggcccataataaaaaatctaagtacatttttggattcagcatatcaaagaaccccaagatttcaatttttgttaaaatcagactaagtttaattttggaccctttggactttagtgtagaccaatttgaaaacaggaccaaaaatgaagaatctacatacacagttagatttggtatatcaaagaaccccatttattcaatttttgatgaaatcaaacaaagtttaattttggaccccaatttggaccaacttgaaaactgggccaataatcaagaatctaagtacatttttagattcagcatatcaaagaacctaactgattcattttttgtcaaaatcaaactaagtttaattttggaccctttggaccttaatgtagaccaatttgaaaacgggaccaaaagttaagaatctacatacacagtcatgacagttagattcggcatttcaaagaaccccaattattcaattttgatgaaatcaaacaaaatttaattttggaccctttgggccccttattctgttgggaccaaactcccaaaatcaataccaaccttccttttatggtcataaaccttgtgtttaaatttcatagatttctatttacttatactaacgttatggtgcgaaaaccaagaaaaatgcttatttgggtccctttttggcccctaattcctaaactgttgggacctaaactcccaaaatcaataccaaccttccttttgtagtcattaacattgtgtttaaatttcattgatttctatttacttaaactaaagttattgtgtgaaaaccaagaataatgcttatttgggcccttttttggcccctaattcctaaactgttgaaaccaaaactcccaaaatcaatcccaaccgttcttttgtggtcataaaccttgtgtcaaaatttcatagatttctattaacttaaactaaagttataatgcgaaaaccaagaaaatgcttatttgggccctttttggcccctaattcctaaaatgttgagaccaaaactcccaaaatcaataccaaccttccttttgtggtcataaaccttgtgttaaaatttcatagatttccattcacttttactaaagttagagtgcgaaaactaaaagtattcggacgacgacgatgacgtcgcagacgacgacgccaacgtgatagcaatatacgacgaaaattttttcaaattttgcggtcgtataaaaatgttaaTACCCAAAAATTCATGAAACTCAGTGAATCTTTATTTGTGAACATGAATTGTGCATTAAATGCTTAAAATTTCACAGACACCCATTCTTAGCAGATACATCTATGTAAATGCAAAATATAATGATGTCTGATTGTCCAAAATAATTGTTTAACACAATAAATGATTCAGATCTGGTTTAAAACCAAAAAGTGTGTATGTTTACTATTACTATCAAGTACCATTTCTCAACTTCctaaaatgaatattttcaaatacatgatattaaataaaaatcCTATTGGACTTACCGAAACAGAAGAACTTTACAACTTCAAAATATCTTGAATTTGCTGTTTTCTAATTTATAAAGGGAAGCATAACATAAGTTTTTACAGAGTGTTACTGATGTTGGCAGTGACAGGAGTCACAACACTAGGAATACTATGTACAATAAAATCATTTAATCACAAAGTGGCGTAAAATGGAAAAAtactgttaaagaacaaattaatGTGTCGCCAATGGAacttgtttcataaaaaataccgagacaaaacaagaaatatttgtaaatacaatataaataattgTATGTTATTCCATTGTTTTCATACAATTTAGTTCTACGACCTTGATATCAAGTCATAACCTTTATCAGAAAAGATAGGCTCATTTTTTCATGAACTTTTCACTTATGTTGCTGCCAATTTTTTAATATGATACTACCAACAGTTTTAAAAGGTAATTCAAaattgcaatttatttatttggaAATTTGGCAGtagtgaacaaaaaaatataacaatctgaaagtcaattttgttatgaaATGTTAGTAATTTCATAACTAAATGTGCTACAAAATTTAATTGATGcatgaaaatatatttcatattaaacCAGTTTCAATGTCAATTAGAAGTTAATGCAATGGAATGAATACTAAGGATAGTTGATTTACAATACAACATTGAAATAATCAGAAGCTAATAGACAGATTTATAACAAaacttaacatttaaaaatcagATGTAACAAGATTTTTGATTGGATAACTCAGAACATATTCAAAACATACCATACAGTTATGAAGTACTCTCAGCAATTGCAGTTCCATATCgaaaagtttaaaaataagtttttttattttaattttttgtccttcaactttaaaatattgtataaaatatcCAATTTAGATCAAATTTGGCagtggttaaaaaaaaaattttttcatTGTGCTaaatttgattttcctttaagtATTCTGAATTGTTTAAGGAaattttttctatacattttgaTTTGACATAATCAaaataatattacttttaaaaaatgtgttaaaaactTACATTGAAAGACCAAACTATGATGTTTTTGCTATGCAAAACAATACAATATGTTATGAACTATATGCAGTTCATATTATCCAATCAAAAAAGTCATTACATCTGATCTTATGCAATTTGAATATAACACAAACAATTTGATAGGATAATCTTCAGCAATCATCAATTTTCATCATGTTTTCTTTGTCCCTCCACAGTCTTTTTCACTTCCCTGAGAGCTGTAGTCTTTACAAAGTCTATCTCTCTGTATTCAGTGGGTGTATTATTCCCCGTCTCTGCATGTGTAAGATGTATCGGTTGACTTGTAGGTTGGTCCACCAGGTCCAGTTCTAAATATTTCAGTTCATCTTTATCACTTTTCATAGAAGGGGGCACTTTATTCCAATTTTGACTCTAAAATGTGAAAATGAAACATTCTTTTAGCCTTTCTCAAACAtcaataaaatgaattttatgtaaGTGTGTCAAAGTGTTTAGTTCATATGGTGAAACTTGTGTAAATCACACATAATGTATTCTTTTCTGTAACACACACACTTATTAAATTTCGTTGAGGAATTCAAGTATAGATTCATTTCAGATGAAGATTATTCCAGGATCTTGTAATATTCTAAATTTTAATCCCTATTATAAGCTAGTATTATATTTGTCAGATTAAGTTAAGGATTTCTATTTCtgctttgtttttatatatttttttccacatttaataagaaaaatacTGAATCAAATTGTTTTTA
Encoded here:
- the LOC143080895 gene encoding uncharacterized protein LOC143080895 yields the protein MASTPFLFCGPCETRKAHRQAMVWCSVCMEGLCKECAELHQSSKLSKDHTTFNEDIYPLLRPFLNDLTTECYDHKKKFDFFCQSHSTLCCVNCVTDTHRQCDVKPVDDESQSPRASIASTKLEDDLISVLERIEKIKCHRTDNIKLLNEQKDVLQSEIKNVRKALNEHLDKLEKDILDELIVGEQKHSLDIAQFLFDIDTKKQQLVDIQTISGCIKKIGSGVQTFLASNKLEKMFSKEKRVIEATLKENEGENLQLYLHLNTRIISLTNDIKSFGSIDTQEKPPPTAIPESVTRAENRNSTKSIASRVIETTDPNRVMLKVIKKIKTCKRKSRIPIDLRGCVILADEKLLFADWSDNKKLIMFNIDGTHNRDIGVTGKPYDITRLDGDRIAVSFPEDNIVQIFDVVSNGYPIYQNIKMTDQCWAIFYNDEKLFVGCNGHKIQVMNLSGRILQTVPAKVNTVYCVNANNDCVYYSDEINNTVYCCDLEGNEIWKFRDPSLKYPCALAYNREGYVFVVGNLSQNILVTSSDGQQSKSLLSKLDGVDGPAGIYFDQRSSRLLVVSASFKGVVALYDVITKPKFSNVYSS